In one Neobacillus sp. CF12 genomic region, the following are encoded:
- a CDS encoding DedA family protein — MDLWIKEFIGQFGYWGVFLLIALENIFPPIPSEVILTFGGYMTSQTNLTVPGVVASSTLGSVFGAVLLYQLGAILNVNKLEVVIERYGRFLRLTKKDLYRADEWFEKYGIWTVFFCRFIPLIRSLISIPAGIAKMNFWLFISFTTLGTIIWNTVLINLGARVGENWEVIVDRMDQYSNYLYLFLIIFIIVLIGWQRKRRY; from the coding sequence ATGGATTTATGGATTAAAGAGTTCATTGGACAATTTGGCTACTGGGGGGTGTTTCTCCTCATTGCACTTGAAAATATATTCCCTCCGATTCCATCCGAAGTAATTCTTACTTTTGGAGGCTATATGACATCTCAAACCAATCTGACCGTTCCAGGTGTTGTGGCATCTTCAACGTTAGGTTCCGTGTTCGGTGCAGTCCTCCTCTACCAACTCGGCGCCATATTAAATGTAAACAAATTAGAAGTTGTGATTGAACGGTATGGACGATTCCTTCGTCTAACAAAGAAGGATCTCTATCGAGCAGACGAATGGTTTGAAAAATATGGAATCTGGACAGTCTTTTTCTGTCGCTTCATTCCGCTTATTCGCAGTCTGATTTCAATCCCTGCAGGAATAGCAAAAATGAACTTCTGGCTGTTCATCAGTTTTACAACGTTAGGCACAATCATTTGGAATACAGTGTTGATCAACCTAGGAGCACGAGTGGGAGAAAATTGGGAAGTCATCGTTGATAGGATGGACCAATATTCAAATTATTTATATCTGTTCTTAATCATTTTCATTATCGTATTGATAGGATGGCAGAGAAAAAGAAGATACTAG